Genomic DNA from Mixophyes fleayi isolate aMixFle1 chromosome 7, aMixFle1.hap1, whole genome shotgun sequence:
CAGAGACTGCAGACTAAGGATGAATCGGCTTCTCATTGTGAAATGGATTCCTGGGCAAGCAGACCGATAACGACTTCAATACTGGTGTCCCAGTCAGACCACCGGCGTTAGGTGTTACGGTCACCAATTtgttcttgtttgtttgttttttatgtgaCTACCTCTGTTACAAGGTCTTCCCATGAGGTCATTCTGGAAACTTGCATTTGCTAACTGTATACAGCGACCCGTTTTGATATGTCCTGATTGGAGGTTCgtactggaatatatatatataaatataaaaaatgtgcgAATTTTGTCTGTATGCAGATATAACTCCCTTACCTGTTATCTCAAATGCATCTATGAGAAAGGCACCGATATTATTAGAGACGTTTGAAAACGTGTGTTTAACGCTGCAACAGACAAAAGATAATATTgtgatgaaaaaaaacatttaaagtttattttaaaaaaaaaacgttccTTTTTGCTACTTAttgtagcaataataataataataataatgctacaaTAATTTATACAATATCTGAGCCccaataaatttacatttttctcatTCCTTTGCATGTGTTCTTAATCCCTTTTCTTTTATGACCAAATCTCCCTCTTCTGTGACCTCACTGAAAGCGGTGTGCTGGCAGGCTGCTCTTTATTATGGCCCGTTCTGTCTCAGAATATTTCTATTCATTGCCCCAAAATTTACCGTACATCCTATCTGGACCATAACAGAAATACGTAAATGGTATTGATGTAATGGTTATCGGTTTAAACAGATAAGTTATTTGGATAGCCAATAAACTCCTGCTGCTATATGTGGCTGCCTttgatagatcatacttgccaacttttcctcgttggcttcagttATATCCCGTGGAGGTGGGCGTGctggggtggggcttgacgaatcgcatcattttggcctcgcccctaaatgattgtctcaattttggccaattacaacagggggcggAGCTAAGATGAGGCAATATGTGCGTCATTAAGCACCGCCAATTATTTATTGAGAGGACGAGAATCAGGAAGTTGCCCTGCtcgcccaggaggtctcccagaaatgcagaagtctctcggacattccgggagagtaggcaactatgtgttaaagaaaagcagctaatgcatctctagagactgaagtgtcttttacatttctgtctccattactgaagtcatgttgtcttacctgtcagtctttgattaaatcttggtctccttgaaaatggccacctccataggcatcaatacatggacataggaccaaatttctgaactgtgacatcatgccacagatggagaagccaaccacgtcttgtactggctcagcatcagggagaatgccagactcttcagggagtgagggagatcacccctatttcagggagtctccctgacattcagggagagttggcaagtatgtgatagatGTCATGAAGCACGATTATCTGACTATAAATATACACAGTGTCTTCCCAAACACGTATGTATAGGGTTATTTTTTCAGTTATGTTTCTCATAAGGAGTGCAGGCTGAACTTTGATTGACTCAAAGTCTTGAGTGGTCTAAGAGGTCTGACACTAAGGGTGAATCCTCTTCCACCTGATCACATGACTTTGGAGAGATCAGCAACGAGACATTTTGGACTTCCACACAAATAAATATCCAAGTTCAGTGGCTTTCTAAGTATTTGCATATACTGGTCATTAAAGTACTTTATCAGCAAGATTCAGCGTCAAAGCTGCTGCACAAAAATGTTCAGCTACAAAATGCACAATAAAAAGGATTTGTCCTAAtcacattttttccccccaaatctTGTGCCCTTTTTAAAACCTGGTTGTTATTCACGCAGTATTATGTATCTTATTAAGTCatgattgtaaaataaaaatgtttcaattAACAAGTGATGCTTTAATTTAAAGTTGCAAACATAAGCCCCTTAAGTAATAGTATTTGAATCCAGAAAGCGTTAAAAAAAACtcccaaaatataattataaatatatgacACAGTGACGGTGTTTATCTGCGCTCTGTTAGAAGTGTCTCTGGCTGTGAACAGCATGCATTACAATGGACAGCAGAAAGGTAAATACCTGTACACAAGCACTGGTACTATGAAATCCATACACTGATTTTTATATCTGTCTTCAAGTTGATTGACAGTTCTTTCCAGTTCAAACTCCCATTCCACCTCACCCATCGTCCGCAGCTTccctttgaattaaaaaaaaaaagtgcttatttattttatcaacCTCAAACTGTGACCCTGTCTAACTGTCAATCACTCACCTATGCTATTAAATTACTTATACAAGACCTGTCACTGAGTTGCTTCCTTAGATAATAATGCTACAAATTCCTAAGTAACAAATATATCTGGCCTTAAACATAACTTgtaaacactctgggcctgattcattaaggaacttcaattaagaagtttcttatttaagtctactggacaaaaccatattacaatgcaaggggtgcaaattagtattctgttttgcacataagttaaatactgacagttttttcatgtagcacacaaatatcaactttaaatttcagtgtacaaataagctatcaagtatttgtgtgctacatgaaaaaactgtcagtatttaacttatgtgcaaaacagaaaagtaattttcaccccttgcattgtaccatggttttgtccaggagactgaaataagaaacttcttaatttaagatccttaatgaatcagggcctctgTAATCTTTAAATGGGGCGATCCATCGTGATCTCTGCTACAAGTCACCAATTTGAATGTGCAATTGCTGAGTGGGCACTAACAATTCTGTGAGTATGTATCATACAGGAGGAAGCAGTACTCAGTCTCACAAATGATGCTGTTCCCTCTGTAGAACAGCAGTAAATACTAAACCCAATCCAGCAGTGTCAGTCACTATGACACTGCTGGACTGGGTCCAAAACAAAAGCTGTCTCTGTTATTGGTGATTATTgattacatttctaacaatggagggggaggAAGTACATGGGTATGTTTAGTCAACAACActaaaataaagggattatttatacacacacacatacacaaaaataaGTAAGGTGAGAATGTTTTATCCCTGCAAAAATTAGAAACCCGTTTGGTTGATAATATCGGATTAAATTATTTTTCAGTCTACTGGCAAACGGTGATGGTTTCCACTAGCGGTGGTAGAACAGTAGTTTCCGTAAGAAATGCAGTACGATGAATTTATAACTAGGATATATGGGATTAAACAGTTTCCTAAGAACGGAATGACAAGCATGTAAATTTTTCATGACCAAAAAAATGGACAGAGAAGTGCTCTGCGGATGCCCAGAGAGGTTAGCGATGGCTAACAGGAGTCTGAGGCCACATCTGAGGCCGGGGCAAGGGTCCCAGAGACACTCAAACCACGGCCACTGTATGCATCCATGGTGACCAGGTACCAAATCCACCCAAACTCCCTCTTCACTGCCCATACCTCCTCGGACTACCCACAAAATGCCTTTGGCTCCATCTGACCGTTGTCTGTGTGAATTTCAAGTGATGGCCTCACATAGATCAACTAATAATAGAACATAGGAGCACATGCATGTGGCTTTTGATCAAGACACCAAATTAAGGGGTGACTTCTAGTATCCTTACACTACAGCGTGTGGTAAGCCTTCCCTAATACAACAGAGCCTCACTTACTGAACTGAGCTGCCACCTCCAATTTCTCATCTTTTGTCATTTGGTTTAGTCCGCGGTTATCAATGATATACACCGAGTCGGTCAGCTTGTACTCCTTTCTTGCCATGGTAAAGGGCTTCCCGGTTCGTCCTGAGCCAGCTTCATTGCTAAAGTGACAGTCCTGGACCACACACAGACACGAGTTAATGAGCGATGATTTTCCATGACCGACCAGACCAAAGAGTTGAAGACACACTCTCCTAAAGTTGTGGTCCCGGAGATCTCTGGTGGACCCTGGTTTGTACTGGGACAAAGTGTGCCGTATTAGACAAACATCCTCATTATCGACAGCTGGGGACTGCATGGTTCAACGTCGGTGGGGATTATCAAAACCTctgtaaaaatacagaaataaattatattagtTATATCCACATAATAATGAAATACAGAACAGGATTGTGAAACATGAATCCTACCAATTATAGACAGAGCTGAGATTATGAGTGTTATGGCAAACATACTAAAAACTATAAACAGATTACATGAAAAGCaagtttttgtttattaaattaaataaatatatatgtggacataacattttataaacacatAATGTTGTTATATTATACATCACAGGGAAAAAGATAAGGGTAATAAGCACAATTAGTTAAGGTGGAAGGg
This window encodes:
- the LOC142097327 gene encoding uncharacterized protein LOC142097327 isoform X1 → MQSPAVDNEDVCLIRHTLSQYKPGSTRDLRDHNFRRVCLQLFGLVGHGKSSLINSCLCVVQDCHFSNEAGSGRTGKPFTMARKEYKLTDSVYIIDNRGLNQMTKDEKLEVAAQFRKLRTMGEVEWEFELERTVNQLEDRYKNQCMDFIVPVLVYSVKHTFSNVSNNIGAFLIDAFEITGIVPIVVLTNHKDQNITDTCQLFEELGAQHIIDLDNYTTTNSARNLDTDSKVLRLLNVCLQEADRGIQKKQNLDPQLEFIKKSVNQIKAEMLRQKEMKEEALSRSINEKMDVIRKKDNELIEKEQDLEAKKRQISRLNSDLEDLDRKLKMSYYR